In the Terriglobales bacterium genome, AAAGCCGCCGCGCTCGCCGTACACCCGCCGCCCCAGCGAGCAGGTGGCCAGCAGCAGCGCCAGCACGCCCAGCACCAGCGGCAGTCGCGCCGTCCACTCCGTCACTCCGAAGAGCCGGAAGCTGGTGGCGATGCCCCAGTACATCAGCGGCGCCTTCTCCAGGTAGCGGATGCCGTCGGCGTAAAGCGTCACCCCGTCGCCGCGCAGCAGCATCTCCTTGGCGGCCTCGGCGTGCACCGAGTCGGCGTCGTCGAGCAGCGCCCGCCGCGACAATCCCGGCACATAGATCAGCAGCCAGCACAGGATCAGGGCGAAAAGGAAGAGGCGGTGGCGGCGGGAGGGGCCGGCGGCGGCCTCGCGGGATGGGTTCTCCGGCGGCAAGTCCCCGATTATACGGGAGGCAAAAATGGCGGCGCGACTCGTCCCGGTGGTGGCGCCGTTTGGTCCCCGGGCGGTTGCATTTCCCCGCCGGAGTTGGCTAAAGTAAGTGATTACTTACCATGCCCGCGACCGCCCCCCGCTTCTCCGCCCAGGACCGCCGCCAGCAGATCATGCAGGTGGCCATGGAGCTGTTTGCGCGCCAGGGCTTCAAGGGCACCACCACCCGCCAGATCGCCGACCAGGCCGGGGTCAACGAGGCCATCGTCTTCCGCCATTTTCCCTGCAAGGACGACCTGTACTGGTCGGTCATCGAGAGCAAGTGCCATCTGGGCGAGCGCCGCAGATGGCTGGAGCATGAGTTGCAGCAGGGGGGCGAGGACCGCCACCTCCTCACCGGCATCGCCGAGGAGATCCTGCAGCGCAACTGGGCCGACCCGGGCATGAGCCGCCTGCTGTTCTTCAGCGCGCTGGAGAACCACCGCCTCTCCCACCGCTTCTTCCGCACCTATGTCGCCGAGCGCTACGAGGCCCTGGCGCGCTTCATCCGCGGGCGCATCCGCGCCGGCGTCTTCCGCCGCGTGGACCCGCTGCTGGCCGCCCGCGGCTTCCTGGGTATGGTGGTCTACCATTTCCTCATCCAGGAACTGTTCGGCGGCAAGCGCTACCAGAAGTTCGACCCCAGGGAAGTGAGCGCCACCCTCACCGACATCTGGCTGGAGGGCATGCTCACCCGCGGCCCTCGGCGCCGTCTCCACGGCAAAGCGCGGCGGAACGGCGCAAGCCGCACGCCCCTGCAGTTTCCCTCGGCCCCATCCTCGCGCAAAGGAAGGTAAAGCAAGCGTGAAGGCAGAGAAGCGCTCTTTTGTGAAGCATGGCGGACGGGCGGGCGCGGCCGCGCTGGCGGCCGCTGCCGTCCTGCTGCTGGCGGGCTGTGGCGGCAAGCAGCCTGCCGCGGTACGCGAGGCCATCCCGGTCATGGCCACCACCGTGGCCCAGAAGGACGTTCCCCTGCAGGTGAAAGCCATCGGCACGGTCGAGGCCTATTCCACCGTGGCCGTGCGCTCCAACGTCACCGGGGAGATCACCGACGTCCACTTCACGGAAGGCCAGGACGTCAAGAAGGGCCAGCTCATCTTCACCATCGACCGCCGCCCCTTCGAGGCCGCGCTCAACCAGGCCGAGGCCAACCTGGCTCGCGACACGGCCCAGGCTAACAACGCCCAGACCCAGGCCGAGCGCTACACCCACCTGGTGCAGCAGGGCGTGGTCTCGCGCGACCAGGCCGACAGCTATCGCACCGCTGCCGAGACCGCGCGCGCCGTGGTCGAGGCCGACAAGGCCGCCGTCGAGCGCGCCAAGGTGGACCTCAGCTATTGCTCCATCTATTCCCCCCTGACCGGGCGCACCGGCAACCTCATGATCCACCAAGGCAACCTGGTGAAGGCCAACGACACGCCCATCATGGTGAACATCAACCAAGTCACGCCCATCTACGTGACCTTCTCCATCCCCGAGCAGAACCTGCCCGAGGTGAAGAAGTACATGGCCCAGGGCAAAC is a window encoding:
- a CDS encoding TetR/AcrR family transcriptional regulator; the protein is MPATAPRFSAQDRRQQIMQVAMELFARQGFKGTTTRQIADQAGVNEAIVFRHFPCKDDLYWSVIESKCHLGERRRWLEHELQQGGEDRHLLTGIAEEILQRNWADPGMSRLLFFSALENHRLSHRFFRTYVAERYEALARFIRGRIRAGVFRRVDPLLAARGFLGMVVYHFLIQELFGGKRYQKFDPREVSATLTDIWLEGMLTRGPRRRLHGKARRNGASRTPLQFPSAPSSRKGR
- a CDS encoding efflux RND transporter periplasmic adaptor subunit; its protein translation is MKHGGRAGAAALAAAAVLLLAGCGGKQPAAVREAIPVMATTVAQKDVPLQVKAIGTVEAYSTVAVRSNVTGEITDVHFTEGQDVKKGQLIFTIDRRPFEAALNQAEANLARDTAQANNAQTQAERYTHLVQQGVVSRDQADSYRTAAETARAVVEADKAAVERAKVDLSYCSIYSPLTGRTGNLMIHQGNLVKANDTPIMVNINQVTPIYVTFSIPEQNLPEVKKYMAQGKLEVAAHIPNDPQPAEGVLSFVDNTVDTATGTIKLKGTFANQDRRLWPGQFVDAVLTLTTQPNAIVVPTQAVQNGQQGQFVFVIKSDLTVESRPVTVGRSVDSQSIIEAGLHPGEQVVTDGQLRLVPGAKVEIKNNSRAVTNQGVPAPPGAGS